A genomic region of Hydrogenovibrio crunogenus contains the following coding sequences:
- the panB gene encoding 3-methyl-2-oxobutanoate hydroxymethyltransferase: MTLTKLHKMKQAGEKIVCLTAYEASQAYWAVEAGVEVILVGDSLGMVVQGHQNTLPVTLNDMVYHTQMVQRKNHQAWCIADIPFMSDMDLSSVLGAAARLMKEGQANMVKLEGGQRVVEMVKSLANLGVPVCGHLGLLPQSVQKKGYQVAGKEAESAARLLEEAKMLENAGADMLVLECVPALLAKQITDSLSIPVIGIGAGHETDGQVLVLHDVLGLTIGKAPKFSKNFLSEVGSIQTALYQYVSDVKSGQFPASEHCVG, translated from the coding sequence ATGACGTTAACAAAACTGCATAAAATGAAACAAGCGGGTGAAAAAATTGTCTGTTTGACCGCATATGAAGCCAGCCAGGCATACTGGGCTGTTGAGGCAGGCGTTGAAGTTATCCTGGTAGGTGACTCATTAGGCATGGTGGTGCAAGGGCATCAAAACACCTTACCGGTTACCTTGAACGATATGGTTTACCATACACAAATGGTACAGCGCAAAAACCACCAGGCCTGGTGCATTGCCGATATTCCTTTTATGTCTGATATGGATCTATCGAGTGTATTAGGAGCGGCTGCTCGGTTGATGAAGGAAGGCCAAGCCAATATGGTAAAGCTTGAAGGTGGGCAAAGAGTGGTTGAGATGGTTAAATCTCTTGCCAATTTAGGCGTGCCTGTTTGTGGGCATTTGGGATTGTTGCCTCAATCTGTTCAGAAAAAAGGGTATCAAGTCGCAGGAAAAGAGGCAGAATCGGCTGCAAGGTTACTGGAAGAAGCAAAGATGTTAGAAAACGCCGGTGCAGATATGTTGGTGCTGGAATGTGTGCCTGCACTGTTAGCGAAACAAATTACAGATAGCCTATCGATCCCTGTTATTGGGATCGGTGCAGGGCATGAAACAGATGGGCAGGTACTTGTGTTGCACGATGTATTAGGTTTGACGATTGGCAAAGCGCCAAAATTTTCAAAGAATTTTTTGTCTGAAGTAGGTTCTATCCAAACTGCTTTATATCAGTATGTTTCAGATGTGAAGAGTGGCCAGTTTCCAGCTTCTGAACATTGCGTAGGATAA
- a CDS encoding motility protein A has translation MSFSTFIGLFLGIAIVISAMSMGSSILIFVNIPGLMIVLGGTIAATMIRYSFKETLHAIGMSFHILLPSNDIKDKNELVDLTEDLLRLSRKDGFLVLDKQEVNHDFYRHGVRMLVDGYSQDVIKQSLMEENKLFVERATTSAGVFSSIGGAAPAFGMIGTLVGLIQMLSNLSDPSSIGPAMAVAMLTTLYGAMIANLFALPMADKINTWVQEESVRQLMIIEGLMAISEGRNPGMMRELLSPYLENKPSVEEVTA, from the coding sequence ATGAGCTTTTCAACATTTATTGGACTATTTCTTGGGATTGCCATCGTCATTTCAGCTATGTCGATGGGGTCTTCTATTCTTATTTTCGTCAATATCCCAGGGTTGATGATTGTTTTAGGCGGTACGATTGCGGCAACAATGATCCGCTACTCTTTTAAAGAAACACTTCATGCAATCGGGATGTCTTTTCATATTCTCCTTCCTTCGAATGACATTAAAGATAAAAATGAATTGGTGGACTTAACTGAAGATTTATTAAGGCTATCGCGTAAAGATGGTTTTTTGGTGTTAGATAAACAGGAAGTCAATCATGATTTTTATCGTCACGGCGTGCGAATGCTGGTGGATGGCTATTCGCAAGATGTGATTAAACAGTCTTTGATGGAAGAAAATAAACTGTTTGTCGAGCGCGCTACAACTAGTGCAGGCGTATTTTCTTCGATAGGAGGGGCGGCGCCTGCTTTCGGAATGATTGGTACTTTGGTTGGGCTCATTCAAATGTTGTCTAATTTGTCAGACCCGAGTTCGATTGGTCCTGCCATGGCAGTGGCCATGCTGACAACTCTTTATGGTGCGATGATAGCCAATTTATTTGCTTTGCCGATGGCGGATAAAATTAATACTTGGGTGCAGGAAGAGTCCGTTCGTCAGCTTATGATTATTGAAGGGTTGATGGCGATTAGTGAAGGGCGTAATCCTGGTATGATGCGTGAACTGTTATCCCCTTACCTCGAAAACAAACCTTCTGTAGAAGAGGTAACCGCTTGA
- the panC gene encoding pantoate--beta-alanine ligase produces MDIFESVDALRETVQRWRQAGLSIGFVPTMGNLHAGHLSLVEEARQKSDKVIVSIFVNPLQFGPNEDFDRYPRTFDADKVLLQQQQADAIFCPSVDEMYPNGHSQTRVIAPEKMTGILEGEKRPGHFNGVTTVVAKLFNIVQPDIAVFGQKDFQQFAVLQQMVDDLAIPVSLVRAPIIRDETGLALSSRNQYLTDVQRRVAPKLYVALQAVEMAVQSGNRNYEALCQVASQQIMSDGFDFVDYVEILNATSLEKAQDNDRELIIVAAAKLGQTRLLDNILVNL; encoded by the coding sequence ATGGATATTTTTGAGTCGGTTGATGCGTTGCGTGAGACTGTCCAAAGATGGCGGCAAGCAGGATTAAGCATTGGGTTTGTACCGACAATGGGCAACCTACATGCTGGGCACTTAAGTTTGGTGGAAGAAGCTCGGCAAAAAAGCGATAAGGTCATTGTCAGTATCTTTGTGAACCCGCTTCAGTTTGGCCCTAATGAAGATTTCGATCGCTACCCAAGAACCTTTGATGCGGATAAGGTGTTGCTTCAACAGCAACAAGCGGATGCAATTTTTTGCCCCTCAGTTGATGAAATGTATCCTAATGGACACTCTCAGACGCGAGTGATCGCACCGGAAAAAATGACCGGCATTTTAGAAGGCGAAAAACGTCCTGGTCATTTTAATGGTGTAACGACCGTTGTCGCAAAACTCTTTAATATCGTTCAACCCGATATTGCTGTTTTTGGTCAAAAAGACTTCCAGCAGTTTGCCGTGTTGCAACAAATGGTAGATGATTTAGCCATCCCTGTTTCGTTGGTTCGAGCGCCTATCATTCGCGATGAGACTGGCTTAGCCTTGAGTTCAAGAAACCAGTATCTAACGGATGTTCAAAGGCGCGTCGCGCCTAAACTTTATGTGGCGTTGCAAGCAGTTGAAATGGCGGTTCAATCAGGTAATCGAAATTATGAAGCTTTGTGCCAAGTTGCAAGTCAGCAAATCATGTCTGACGGATTTGATTTTGTTGATTATGTAGAGATTTTAAACGCGACATCTTTAGAAAAAGCACAGGATAATGACCGAGAATTGATTATTGTTGCTGCAGCTAAATTGGGGCAGACACGATTATTGGACAACATTTTAGTGAATCTGTGA
- the folK gene encoding 2-amino-4-hydroxy-6-hydroxymethyldihydropteridine diphosphokinase, giving the protein MTAWQNVYIGLGSNLSNPEEQVLKALESLKTLPESQWVTHSKLYFSRPQGPQDQPDFVNAVALLKTRLSPIALLDKLQALEQSQGKVKKRHWGERLIDLDILLYGNETLNTQRLVIPHPFMTERDFVLLPLAEISPDLTLPNHSKIKDLISELPEGFIMSDQTAEKSREK; this is encoded by the coding sequence ATGACTGCCTGGCAAAATGTGTATATTGGACTAGGAAGTAATCTTTCTAATCCTGAAGAGCAAGTTTTAAAGGCATTAGAATCCTTAAAAACGTTGCCCGAAAGTCAATGGGTGACGCATTCCAAATTATATTTTTCTCGGCCTCAAGGCCCGCAGGATCAGCCTGATTTTGTGAATGCCGTTGCTTTATTAAAAACACGACTTTCGCCTATTGCATTACTGGACAAATTACAGGCTCTGGAGCAATCTCAAGGCAAAGTAAAAAAACGCCACTGGGGGGAACGTTTAATTGATTTGGATATTTTGTTATATGGAAATGAAACTCTAAATACACAGCGTTTGGTCATTCCCCATCCCTTTATGACTGAAAGAGATTTCGTGCTCTTACCTTTGGCTGAAATCTCTCCTGATTTAACCTTGCCTAATCACTCTAAAATTAAGGATTTAATTTCAGAATTGCCGGAAGGGTTTATAATGAGTGACCAAACAGCAGAGAAGAGTCGAGAGAAATGA
- the pcnB gene encoding polynucleotide adenylyltransferase PcnB, translating to MQRFFNKVKSFFSSDSNNASKHFSEPPVLKVVERKQHGISRRQIDKEALDVLYGLKRAGYDAYLVGGGVRDILLGLEPKDFDVVTNAEPEQIKGVFKSRCRLIGRRFRLAHVYFGRNVIEVATFRGDGDGKKTAGKNRKQVNHTRAVDDTGRLVRDNVYGSIEEDVWRRDFTINSLYYNIRDFSVLDYTGGMEDIEKGQLRLIGDPEMRYREDPVRMIRAIRFAAKLGFEIEPNTKAPIYELAHLLKDVSHARMFEEVLKLFHSGVAIEVFEKLRHFGLFTFLFPQTHHLLSMESEGFPRMLVIEALKSTDARIQSNKGVNPSFLFAAMLWEPMLQRMEQHLAEDFSRQDAMFAAANDVIEQQIYSTSIPKRFTAQVKDIWSLQFRLLNRQGNRPQKLFEHPRFRAAYDFMGVRVAAGDDSVKEVFDWWTEYQTLDSVQQVAFANDIKKKQSRRRRPRRNRNPYRKRSHQNPNKASESNSTTND from the coding sequence ATGCAACGATTTTTTAATAAAGTTAAATCTTTTTTCTCTTCGGATTCTAATAACGCGTCTAAACATTTTTCAGAACCTCCAGTATTAAAAGTTGTTGAACGTAAACAGCACGGTATTTCCCGTCGTCAAATTGATAAAGAAGCCTTGGATGTTTTGTATGGTTTGAAAAGAGCGGGTTATGATGCCTATTTAGTCGGCGGGGGGGTTAGAGATATCTTATTGGGCCTAGAGCCTAAAGATTTTGATGTGGTCACCAATGCCGAGCCCGAGCAGATTAAAGGGGTGTTTAAAAGTCGTTGTCGTTTGATTGGACGTCGTTTTCGGTTGGCGCATGTCTATTTTGGACGGAATGTCATTGAAGTGGCCACTTTTCGCGGTGATGGGGATGGCAAAAAAACTGCCGGTAAAAATCGTAAGCAAGTGAATCATACGCGTGCAGTTGATGACACGGGGCGATTGGTTCGTGACAATGTCTATGGCAGTATTGAAGAAGATGTTTGGCGTCGTGACTTTACCATTAACAGTTTGTATTACAATATTCGAGATTTTTCGGTATTGGATTATACAGGTGGAATGGAAGATATTGAAAAAGGGCAGCTACGTCTAATCGGTGACCCAGAAATGCGTTATCGTGAAGACCCGGTTCGAATGATTCGTGCCATTCGTTTTGCAGCCAAGCTAGGTTTTGAAATTGAACCGAATACCAAAGCGCCGATTTATGAGTTAGCGCACCTGTTGAAAGATGTATCCCATGCCCGTATGTTTGAAGAAGTGCTGAAATTATTTCACAGCGGCGTTGCGATTGAGGTGTTTGAAAAACTGAGACACTTCGGTCTGTTTACATTTTTGTTCCCACAGACGCATCACCTTTTATCGATGGAGTCGGAAGGTTTTCCAAGAATGCTGGTGATTGAAGCGTTAAAAAGTACCGACGCCAGAATACAATCCAATAAAGGGGTCAACCCTTCGTTCTTATTTGCAGCGATGCTTTGGGAACCGATGTTGCAACGCATGGAGCAACATTTAGCGGAAGATTTCTCACGCCAAGATGCAATGTTTGCGGCTGCAAATGATGTCATCGAGCAGCAAATTTATTCCACATCAATTCCTAAACGGTTTACAGCCCAGGTTAAAGATATTTGGAGTTTACAGTTCCGTTTGTTGAACCGTCAGGGAAATCGTCCTCAAAAACTTTTTGAGCATCCTCGTTTTAGAGCTGCTTATGACTTCATGGGCGTTCGAGTGGCAGCAGGTGATGATTCGGTCAAAGAAGTGTTTGACTGGTGGACTGAGTATCAAACGCTTGACAGTGTTCAGCAAGTTGCGTTTGCTAACGATATTAAAAAGAAACAGTCACGTCGTCGCCGTCCGAGACGAAACCGAAACCCTTATCGTAAACGTAGCCACCAAAATCCAAATAAGGCTTCAGAATCCAATTCAACGACTAACGATTAG